A genomic region of Azoarcus sp. KH32C contains the following coding sequences:
- a CDS encoding branched-chain amino acid ABC transporter permease — MDFQIALLLAQDGITNGAIYALLALALVLVFAVTRVIFIPQGEFVAYGALTLVMIQAGTVPATLWLLAGAGVLAAIADARGALHSGQRGRLAAVLAWNVGYPGVLAALLYALPLATLPMAGQVLLALLVVVPLGPLMYRLIYQPIAAAPVLILLIVSVAVHVGMVGLGLLFFGAEGSRTPPFSEARLEVGPMMITGQMLWVIVASIVLIVALYQFFGRTIYGKALRATAMNRNGARLMGISPALAGRLTFLLAALIGALSGVLIAPITTVYYDTGFLIGLKGFVAAIIGGLASYPIAAAGAVLVGLLEAFSSFWASAYKEVIVFTLIIPVLLWRSLTSHHVEEEE; from the coding sequence ATGGATTTCCAGATAGCGCTGTTGCTCGCGCAGGACGGCATCACCAACGGTGCGATTTATGCGTTGCTCGCGCTCGCGCTGGTGCTGGTGTTCGCCGTCACGCGAGTGATCTTCATCCCGCAGGGGGAGTTCGTCGCTTATGGCGCGCTGACCCTCGTCATGATCCAGGCCGGCACCGTGCCGGCGACACTGTGGCTGCTCGCCGGCGCCGGCGTGCTCGCCGCCATCGCCGACGCGCGCGGTGCGCTGCATAGCGGCCAGCGCGGACGGCTTGCGGCGGTCCTCGCGTGGAACGTCGGCTACCCCGGCGTGCTCGCGGCGCTGCTCTATGCGCTGCCGCTCGCGACGCTGCCGATGGCGGGCCAGGTGCTGCTCGCGTTGCTGGTGGTCGTGCCGCTGGGGCCGCTGATGTACCGGCTGATCTACCAGCCGATCGCCGCGGCGCCGGTGCTGATCCTCTTGATCGTGTCGGTCGCCGTACACGTCGGCATGGTCGGCCTGGGGCTCTTGTTCTTCGGCGCCGAAGGCTCGCGCACGCCCCCCTTCTCCGAGGCGCGCCTCGAAGTCGGTCCGATGATGATCACCGGACAGATGCTGTGGGTGATCGTCGCCTCCATCGTGCTGATCGTCGCGCTCTACCAGTTCTTCGGCCGCACGATCTACGGCAAGGCGCTGCGCGCGACCGCGATGAACCGCAACGGCGCCCGCCTGATGGGCATCTCGCCCGCGCTCGCGGGGCGCCTCACCTTCCTGCTCGCCGCGCTGATCGGCGCGCTCTCCGGCGTGCTGATCGCACCGATCACGACCGTCTATTACGACACCGGCTTCCTGATCGGCCTCAAGGGCTTCGTCGCCGCGATCATCGGCGGGCTCGCGAGCTACCCGATCGCCGCCGCCGGCGCCGTGCTCGTCGGCCTGCTGGAGGCCTTCAGCTCCTTCTGGGCCAGCGCCTACAAGGAAGTCATCGTGTTCACGCTGATCATCCCGGTGCTCTTGTGGCGCTCGCTCACCAGCCACCACGTGGAGGAAGAGGAATGA
- a CDS encoding ATP-binding cassette domain-containing protein yields MKPRTVLGIFLALLLVAPLVMPPFYVTLLNYIGLYALVALGLVLLTGVGGLTSFGQAAFVGLGAYTTAVLTTATELPGWLAWAGGSPWLALVVGLVFTATVALVLGSMTLRLSGHYLPLGTIAWGISLYFLFGTLESLGGHTGLTGVPPISIFGYALTDGSQIYYLIWAFLLSAVLTTQNLLDSREGRAIRALKGGMVMAEAMGVNTSRSRMVIFIIAALHACASGWLYAHMQRFVNPTPFGLHIGIEYLFMAVVGGAGQVWGALLGAGVITIAKQWLQDILPKILGQSGNFEVIFFGLMMVVILQRAREGLWPLVARLVPVRAVRRKLDAAAEPLPRKAQPARGDVILEAKEVTRRFGGLVANNNMSLTVKAGEILALIGPNGAGKSTMFNQISGVDTPTSGEVLFLGKSVAGHGSREIARMGMSRTFQHVKLLPAMSVLENVAIGAHLRGGKGVFPAAWRMDRAEEARLLNEAARQIERVGLAEHMFEPAGSLALGQQRILEIARALAADPCLLLLDEPAAGLRFKEKQALAELLKKLRGEGMGILLVEHDMDFVMGLVDRIVVMEFGQKIAEGLPEEVQQNPAVLEAYLGGVE; encoded by the coding sequence ATGAAACCACGTACCGTACTGGGCATCTTCCTCGCCCTGCTGCTGGTGGCGCCGCTCGTGATGCCGCCGTTCTACGTCACGCTGCTCAACTACATCGGCCTCTACGCGCTCGTCGCCCTCGGCCTCGTGCTGCTCACCGGCGTCGGCGGCCTCACGAGCTTCGGCCAGGCCGCCTTCGTGGGCCTCGGCGCCTACACCACCGCCGTGCTGACGACCGCCACCGAGCTCCCCGGCTGGCTCGCGTGGGCGGGCGGCTCGCCGTGGCTCGCGCTCGTCGTCGGCCTCGTGTTCACCGCGACCGTCGCACTGGTGCTCGGGTCGATGACGCTGCGCCTGTCGGGGCACTACCTGCCGCTCGGCACCATCGCCTGGGGCATCAGCCTGTACTTCCTCTTCGGCACGCTCGAATCGCTGGGCGGCCACACGGGCCTCACCGGCGTGCCGCCGATCTCGATCTTCGGCTACGCGCTCACCGACGGCAGCCAGATCTACTACCTGATCTGGGCCTTCCTGCTGTCGGCGGTGCTCACGACGCAGAACCTGCTCGACTCGCGCGAAGGCCGGGCGATCCGTGCGCTCAAGGGCGGCATGGTGATGGCCGAGGCGATGGGCGTGAACACCTCGCGCTCGCGCATGGTGATCTTCATCATCGCCGCGCTGCACGCCTGTGCCTCGGGCTGGCTGTACGCGCACATGCAGCGCTTCGTGAACCCGACCCCCTTCGGCCTGCACATCGGCATCGAGTACCTCTTCATGGCGGTCGTCGGCGGCGCCGGCCAAGTGTGGGGGGCGCTCCTCGGCGCGGGTGTGATCACGATCGCCAAGCAGTGGCTGCAGGACATCCTGCCGAAGATCCTCGGCCAGAGCGGCAACTTCGAAGTGATCTTCTTCGGCCTGATGATGGTCGTGATCCTGCAGCGCGCGCGCGAAGGCCTGTGGCCGCTCGTCGCCCGCCTCGTGCCGGTGCGGGCGGTGCGCCGCAAGCTCGACGCCGCCGCCGAGCCCCTGCCGCGCAAGGCCCAGCCGGCGCGCGGCGACGTGATCCTCGAAGCGAAGGAGGTCACCCGCAGGTTCGGCGGTCTCGTCGCCAACAACAACATGAGCCTCACGGTGAAGGCCGGCGAGATCCTCGCGCTGATCGGCCCCAACGGCGCCGGCAAGAGCACGATGTTCAACCAGATCTCGGGCGTCGACACCCCGACCTCGGGCGAAGTGCTCTTCCTCGGCAAGTCCGTCGCCGGCCACGGCTCGCGCGAGATCGCCCGCATGGGCATGAGCCGCACCTTCCAGCACGTGAAGCTCCTGCCGGCGATGAGCGTGCTCGAGAACGTCGCGATCGGCGCCCACTTGCGGGGCGGCAAGGGCGTATTCCCGGCCGCGTGGCGGATGGACCGCGCCGAGGAGGCGCGCCTGCTGAACGAGGCCGCGCGCCAGATCGAACGCGTGGGTCTCGCCGAACACATGTTCGAACCCGCCGGCAGCCTTGCGCTCGGCCAGCAGCGCATCCTCGAAATTGCCCGCGCGCTCGCCGCCGACCCCTGCCTGCTGCTGCTCGACGAGCCGGCCGCGGGGCTGCGTTTCAAGGAGAAGCAGGCGCTCGCCGAACTGCTGAAGAAGCTCCGTGGCGAAGGCATGGGGATTCTGCTGGTCGAGCACGACATGGACTTCGTGATGGGACTCGTCGATCGCATCGTCGTGATGGAGTTCGGCCAGAAGATCGCCGAAGGCCTGCCCGAGGAAGTGCAGCAGAACCCGGCGGTGCTGGAAGCCTATCTCGGAGGTGTGGAATGA
- a CDS encoding ABC transporter ATP-binding protein, with translation MNGMSVEMQAIGSAVDTAPGAVRTVLEVRDLCVAYGKVEALSNANLRVGEGQIVTVIGPNGAGKTTMLSAIMGLLESRGQVTFDGEVELVPRVERMVARGMNLVPEKRELFSEMSVEDNLLLGAFQRYRMGKRDHAETMAEVYQLFPRLQERRTQMAGTLSGGERQMLAVGRALMAKPKLLMLDEPSLGLAPLIVREIFRIISELRRRGVSILLVEQNARAALQVADYAYVLETGEIAMEGPAKQLADDPRVIEAYLGLGGKHQDKLAR, from the coding sequence ATGAACGGCATGAGCGTGGAGATGCAGGCGATTGGCTCGGCTGTCGACACGGCACCCGGTGCGGTGCGCACGGTGCTCGAAGTGCGCGACCTGTGCGTCGCCTACGGCAAGGTCGAGGCGCTGTCGAACGCCAACCTGCGCGTCGGCGAAGGTCAGATCGTCACGGTGATCGGCCCCAACGGCGCGGGCAAGACGACGATGCTGTCGGCGATCATGGGCCTCCTCGAATCGCGCGGACAAGTCACCTTCGACGGCGAAGTCGAGCTCGTCCCGCGCGTCGAGCGCATGGTCGCCCGCGGCATGAACCTCGTCCCGGAAAAGCGCGAACTCTTCAGTGAGATGAGCGTCGAGGACAACCTGCTGCTGGGCGCCTTCCAGCGCTACCGCATGGGCAAGCGCGACCACGCCGAGACGATGGCCGAGGTCTATCAGCTCTTCCCGCGTCTGCAGGAACGCCGCACCCAGATGGCCGGCACGCTCTCGGGCGGCGAGCGCCAGATGCTCGCGGTGGGCCGCGCGCTGATGGCGAAGCCGAAGCTCCTGATGCTCGACGAGCCAAGCCTCGGCCTCGCCCCGCTGATCGTGCGCGAGATCTTCCGCATCATCAGCGAGCTGCGTCGCCGCGGCGTGTCGATCCTGCTCGTCGAGCAGAACGCACGCGCCGCGCTGCAGGTCGCCGACTACGCCTACGTGCTCGAGACCGGCGAGATCGCGATGGAAGGCCCCGCCAAGCAGCTCGCCGACGACCCGCGCGTGATCGAGGCCTACCTCGGCCTCGGCGGCAAGCATCAGGACAAGCTCGCGCGGTGA
- a CDS encoding type VI secretion system Vgr family protein: MPVSSSPRAAMFPFTSDTRLFSLSWRDADLDLPVEAWWGGERLSAGFELCIDLLSTDAFIPLGSLIGQAVTLGATTSDGSRVARSGLVRAALKLGADGGFARYRLVVVPWTWLLTRGRHNRVFQEKSLVAIVEAVFADYADHAAWHWSDEVAEFLADVRPRSYCVQYGESDYAFVSRLLAEEGLGWSVEEDADAPSGHRLRLFSDSARFPEDSLSARANGGLGLRFHRADSQEAQDRIVAFGARRRLSIALATGLAYDYKARRAVAASTPTARELGGEHAPRLEAYDDAGPYAFANRIEAERAQRLLMEAMEARNEIFLGRGTVRSLRPGSCFDLMGSPLDTLVAALAPGDSERDRRFAVTEVLHVGINNLSAERIADVAKRLGAAELLTDDPQALATGDFVEPVRAPRRLPVEVLALAAARGYANRFEALRGHVPWRPQLEDDTGARLNPRPTAPGPMSAIVVGPQGETTPNGADELWCDALGRIKVRFHWQQGEAPDDRSSCWVRVATRQAGPGMGWQWLPRIGQEVLVAFLGHDIDRPVVLGALYNGRGEGGEPPTPGGAQGDARDTRSFDTASDHHPGGQANLTGGNSPAWHGAAAVPHRHAAALTGFKTKEFGGLGYNQLVFDDSDGQQRVQLKTTQHATELNLGHLIHQADNYRGSFRGTGAELRTDAWGALRGGRGVLMSTWPQRSDSEPAGDLAPGLALLRQAGTLADTLSRAARAHQTVQLASAIGTTAAGASVVSPDHAPLAAFIHVASGMVDGQDSDQAASDAAAGNTAIARDRLPHLSAPMLVQSARGDLGMVAGQDLQFTAGETVTLMSGADTNLAVGGKARLHTGQAIGLVAGTIRAGEGNTGIRLIAAKDDIELQAQSDELKLQSKQELKLVSANAHIDFAAAKRIVLAVEGGASITIDGGITVACPGTITVHASKKSFSGPARREYALPAMPLRSVLPA; this comes from the coding sequence ATGCCGGTTTCATCAAGTCCGCGCGCCGCCATGTTCCCCTTCACGTCCGACACCCGCCTCTTCTCCCTGAGCTGGCGGGATGCGGACCTGGATCTGCCGGTCGAAGCCTGGTGGGGGGGCGAACGCCTGTCGGCGGGCTTCGAGCTGTGCATCGACCTGCTATCGACCGACGCCTTTATCCCGCTCGGGAGCCTGATCGGCCAGGCGGTCACGCTGGGCGCGACGACTTCCGACGGCAGCCGTGTGGCTCGCAGCGGCCTCGTGCGTGCGGCGCTCAAGCTCGGCGCCGACGGCGGTTTCGCGCGCTATCGGCTGGTCGTCGTGCCCTGGACATGGCTCCTCACCCGCGGCCGTCACAACCGCGTGTTCCAGGAGAAGTCGCTTGTCGCGATCGTCGAAGCCGTCTTCGCCGACTACGCGGACCACGCCGCGTGGCACTGGAGCGACGAAGTCGCCGAGTTCCTCGCCGACGTCCGGCCGCGCAGCTACTGCGTGCAGTACGGCGAATCCGACTACGCCTTCGTGTCGCGCCTGCTGGCCGAAGAAGGGCTCGGCTGGAGCGTCGAGGAAGACGCCGACGCTCCGTCGGGCCACCGCCTGCGCCTCTTCTCCGACAGCGCGCGCTTTCCCGAAGACTCGCTGTCCGCGCGCGCCAACGGCGGGCTCGGGCTGCGCTTTCACCGTGCCGACTCGCAGGAGGCGCAGGACCGCATCGTCGCCTTCGGCGCCCGGCGGCGCCTGTCGATTGCGCTCGCGACCGGGCTCGCCTACGACTACAAGGCGCGCCGCGCGGTCGCAGCGAGCACGCCGACCGCCCGCGAGCTCGGCGGCGAACACGCACCGCGGCTCGAAGCCTACGACGACGCCGGCCCTTACGCCTTCGCGAACCGCATAGAGGCCGAGCGTGCCCAGCGCCTGCTGATGGAAGCGATGGAAGCGCGCAATGAGATCTTCCTCGGCCGCGGCACGGTGCGGAGCCTTCGGCCCGGCAGCTGCTTCGACCTGATGGGCTCGCCGCTCGACACACTCGTCGCCGCGCTCGCGCCCGGAGATTCCGAGCGTGACCGCCGCTTCGCCGTCACCGAAGTACTCCACGTCGGCATCAACAACCTCAGCGCGGAGCGCATCGCCGACGTCGCGAAACGCCTCGGCGCCGCCGAGCTCCTCACCGACGACCCGCAGGCGCTCGCGACCGGCGACTTCGTCGAACCGGTGCGCGCCCCGCGCCGACTCCCCGTCGAGGTCCTCGCGCTCGCGGCCGCGCGCGGCTACGCCAACCGCTTCGAGGCCCTGCGCGGCCACGTCCCCTGGCGTCCGCAACTCGAAGACGACACCGGCGCGCGCCTCAACCCGCGCCCGACCGCCCCCGGGCCGATGAGCGCGATCGTCGTCGGCCCGCAAGGCGAAACGACACCGAACGGCGCGGACGAACTGTGGTGCGACGCCCTCGGCCGCATCAAGGTCCGCTTTCACTGGCAGCAGGGCGAGGCGCCCGATGACCGCAGCAGCTGCTGGGTCCGTGTCGCCACCCGCCAAGCCGGTCCCGGCATGGGCTGGCAATGGCTGCCGCGCATCGGCCAGGAAGTGCTCGTCGCCTTCCTCGGCCACGACATCGACCGCCCGGTCGTGCTCGGCGCCCTCTACAACGGCCGTGGCGAAGGCGGCGAGCCGCCGACCCCCGGCGGCGCTCAGGGTGACGCCCGCGACACGCGCTCCTTCGACACCGCTTCCGACCATCACCCCGGCGGCCAAGCCAATCTCACCGGAGGGAACAGTCCGGCCTGGCACGGCGCTGCCGCCGTGCCTCACCGCCACGCGGCCGCGCTGACCGGCTTCAAGACCAAGGAATTCGGCGGCCTGGGCTACAACCAGCTCGTCTTCGACGACAGCGACGGCCAGCAGCGCGTCCAACTCAAGACTACCCAGCACGCCACCGAGCTCAACCTCGGCCATCTCATCCACCAGGCCGACAACTACCGCGGATCCTTCCGCGGCACCGGTGCGGAGCTGCGCACCGACGCCTGGGGCGCGCTGCGCGGAGGCCGCGGCGTGCTGATGAGCACCTGGCCGCAGCGTAGCGACTCCGAACCCGCCGGGGATCTCGCCCCTGGTTTGGCGCTCTTACGCCAGGCCGGGACCCTCGCCGATACCCTGTCGCGCGCCGCCAGGGCCCACCAGACCGTTCAACTCGCGAGCGCGATCGGCACCACGGCCGCCGGCGCAAGCGTCGTCAGCCCCGACCACGCCCCGCTCGCCGCGTTCATCCACGTGGCTTCCGGCATGGTCGACGGCCAAGACAGCGACCAAGCGGCGAGCGACGCCGCCGCCGGCAACACCGCCATCGCCCGCGACAGGCTCCCGCATCTTTCCGCTCCGATGCTCGTGCAGAGCGCCCGCGGCGACCTCGGCATGGTCGCCGGCCAGGACCTCCAATTCACCGCCGGCGAAACCGTCACCCTGATGAGCGGCGCCGACACCAACCTCGCCGTCGGCGGCAAGGCGCGCCTCCATACCGGCCAGGCCATCGGCCTCGTCGCCGGCACCATCCGCGCAGGCGAAGGCAACACGGGCATCCGCCTCATCGCCGCGAAGGACGACATCGAGCTGCAGGCACAAAGCGACGAGCTCAAGTTGCAGTCGAAGCAGGAGCTGAAACTCGTCAGCGCTAACGCCCACATCGACTTCGCCGCCGCGAAACGGATCGTGCTCGCCGTCGAAGGCGGCGCCAGCATCACCATCGACGGCGGCATCACGGTGGCCTGTCCGGGCACGATTACGGTGCACGCAAGCAAGAAGAGCTTCAGCGGGCCGGCACGGCGCGAGTACGCCCTGCCTGCGATGCCGCTACGATCTGTATTGCCTGCCTGA
- a CDS encoding DMT family transporter produces the protein MSTSRDQTIGYLAAAGTVAIWSGFILISRLGGKSALTPYDVLALRLGVAAVLLLPFAGSLPRGAWRDGRLWALGLIGGLLYGVLVYAGFKFVPAAHGAILLPGMQPFLVAAVAWLLTRQRIPRERLIGLLFIALGVGFVAQPYLLGGTWTAAMLFGDALILASAAAWAVYSVLAKRWGFDPWTLTRFVAISSSVLYLPVYVLWLPKALDAVPMSTLVVQGLYQGVGATIVAMLLFLKAVKNLGAERVGALIALVPVLAGIAAAPLLGEALTGWLLAGLACVSLGAFVAARPVATPAMRVCGAAR, from the coding sequence ATGAGCACGAGCCGCGACCAAACCATCGGCTACCTCGCCGCCGCAGGCACCGTGGCGATCTGGAGCGGCTTCATCCTGATCTCCCGCCTCGGCGGCAAGAGCGCGCTGACGCCCTACGACGTGCTCGCGCTGCGTCTGGGTGTCGCTGCCGTCCTGCTCCTGCCATTCGCCGGCAGCCTGCCGCGGGGCGCGTGGCGCGACGGGCGCTTGTGGGCGCTCGGCCTCATCGGCGGCCTGCTCTACGGGGTACTCGTCTACGCGGGCTTCAAGTTCGTGCCGGCCGCGCACGGCGCGATCCTGCTGCCCGGCATGCAGCCCTTCCTCGTCGCGGCGGTCGCCTGGCTGCTCACGCGCCAGCGCATCCCGCGCGAACGGCTGATCGGACTCCTCTTCATCGCCCTCGGCGTCGGCTTCGTCGCCCAGCCCTACCTGCTCGGCGGCACCTGGACGGCCGCCATGCTCTTCGGCGACGCGCTGATCCTGGCCTCGGCCGCCGCCTGGGCGGTGTACAGCGTCCTCGCCAAGCGCTGGGGCTTCGACCCCTGGACCCTGACCCGCTTCGTCGCGATCAGCTCCTCCGTGTTGTACCTGCCGGTGTACGTCCTATGGCTACCGAAGGCGCTCGACGCCGTACCGATGTCGACGCTTGTCGTGCAGGGCCTCTACCAGGGCGTGGGCGCGACGATCGTCGCGATGCTGCTCTTCCTGAAGGCAGTCAAGAACCTCGGCGCCGAACGCGTCGGTGCGCTGATCGCGCTGGTGCCGGTGCTGGCCGGGATCGCTGCGGCGCCGCTGCTTGGCGAGGCGCTGACCGGGTGGTTGCTGGCCGGGCTTGCGTGCGTGTCGCTGGGGGCGTTTGTGGCGGCACGGCCGGTGGCAACGCCGGCGATGCGGGTGTGCGGGGCGGCGCGGTAG
- a CDS encoding LysR family transcriptional regulator has product MDLDDLTIFRTVVREGGITRAAEKLHRVQSNVTTRIRQLEESLGVELFVREGRRLMVSPPGRVLLDYADRLLALADEARAAVSDGRPRGRLRFGSMESTAAARLPALLARFHADYPDVQLELRTGATGTLIAEVIDGQLDCALVSGPVHDPRLVSVPAFDEELVVVAPACHAPIRSPRDLKARTLLTFEPGCAYRQRLQAWLVADGIVAERVVELSSYHAMIGCAASGMGIAFVPRSLLACLPVDGSVSIHELDAALAHVVTVLIHRVGQPAASVGVLAGMLQSSREAAVHSE; this is encoded by the coding sequence ATGGATCTCGACGACCTGACGATCTTCCGTACCGTCGTCCGCGAAGGCGGCATCACACGCGCCGCGGAAAAGCTCCATCGCGTGCAGTCGAACGTGACGACGCGCATCCGCCAGCTCGAGGAGAGCCTCGGCGTCGAGCTCTTCGTGCGCGAAGGCCGGCGCCTGATGGTGTCGCCGCCGGGGCGGGTGCTGCTCGATTACGCCGACCGCCTGCTGGCGTTGGCGGACGAGGCGCGTGCCGCGGTCAGCGACGGCCGGCCGCGCGGGCGCCTGCGCTTCGGCTCGATGGAAAGCACGGCCGCGGCGCGGCTGCCGGCGCTGCTTGCGCGTTTCCATGCCGACTATCCGGACGTGCAGCTCGAATTGCGTACCGGCGCGACGGGCACGCTGATCGCCGAGGTCATCGACGGACAGCTCGATTGCGCGCTCGTCAGCGGCCCGGTGCACGACCCCCGCCTCGTCAGCGTCCCGGCCTTCGACGAGGAGTTGGTCGTCGTCGCACCGGCCTGTCATGCGCCGATCCGTTCGCCGCGCGACCTCAAGGCGCGCACGCTGCTGACCTTCGAGCCCGGCTGTGCCTACCGGCAGCGGCTGCAGGCATGGCTCGTGGCCGACGGGATCGTCGCCGAACGCGTGGTCGAGCTGTCGTCCTACCACGCGATGATCGGCTGCGCTGCATCCGGCATGGGCATCGCGTTCGTGCCGCGCAGCCTCCTCGCGTGCCTGCCGGTCGACGGCAGTGTGTCGATCCACGAACTCGACGCGGCGCTGGCGCACGTCGTCACGGTGCTGATCCATCGCGTCGGCCAGCCCGCGGCCTCGGTCGGCGTGCTTGCAGGCATGCTGCAGTCGTCGCGGGAGGCGGCAGTGCATTCCGAATGA
- a CDS encoding HD-GYP domain-containing protein → MNNQAALAIEAIARRVVDAPSHYVQAVSEMAGHHDVRASRDIISANGIKLIARGARVDASLQRKLAGHRLAGLTLEESLLIADGVTPGTLAADTARLIDSDPWYQRLADRSGDPNALRHGVSRLTLPREILFRLTVARDQRHALYHHLVGVGLICHYLALRAGLTPAQIDAITVAGLCHDLGELHTDPAVLASGHRVSEEELRFVYVHPITGWLIMRDLVGVAPKTNRAILQHHERLDGSGYPYGRADGQIGIGGRILAAADVSEAIMARFRDHRRLSTLLRLNKRKYDEKIVNLLHDTMPAETAASARFERATLLRQLRAVALVLEGLGAVRALPALVQSEPGVFLNERIFNLRTVVLQFGFDPDSLEMPLQLAEEDATIAAELTAALDELQFQFGELGREFDRRAPDWLAVLDPNSSAVLTEWRRKLADCIAG, encoded by the coding sequence ATGAACAACCAAGCCGCCCTCGCCATCGAGGCGATCGCCCGTCGAGTCGTGGACGCGCCGTCGCACTACGTTCAGGCCGTTTCGGAGATGGCCGGCCACCACGATGTCCGTGCTTCGCGGGACATCATTTCGGCAAATGGGATCAAGCTCATCGCGCGCGGTGCGCGGGTCGATGCGAGTCTGCAGCGCAAACTCGCCGGACATCGGCTGGCTGGGCTGACGCTGGAAGAGAGCCTGCTGATCGCCGACGGTGTAACGCCGGGCACTCTCGCCGCCGACACCGCTCGCCTCATCGACAGCGATCCTTGGTACCAACGCCTTGCCGATCGTTCCGGCGACCCTAACGCCCTGCGCCATGGAGTGTCCCGGCTGACGCTGCCGCGAGAGATCCTGTTCCGCCTCACGGTTGCCCGCGATCAGCGGCACGCGCTCTACCATCATCTCGTCGGCGTGGGCCTCATCTGCCATTATCTCGCCTTGCGCGCCGGCCTGACTCCTGCCCAGATCGACGCCATCACGGTCGCCGGCCTATGCCACGACCTCGGCGAGCTGCACACCGATCCGGCCGTCCTCGCGTCCGGCCATCGTGTCAGCGAAGAGGAGTTGCGCTTCGTCTACGTCCATCCGATCACCGGCTGGCTGATCATGCGCGATCTAGTCGGAGTCGCTCCGAAGACTAACCGTGCGATTCTGCAGCACCATGAGCGGCTCGACGGCAGCGGCTACCCGTACGGTCGAGCCGACGGACAGATCGGCATCGGAGGGCGCATCCTCGCCGCGGCCGACGTGTCGGAGGCGATCATGGCGCGCTTTCGAGACCACCGTCGGCTGTCGACGCTGCTGCGCCTGAACAAGCGGAAATACGACGAGAAGATCGTGAATCTGCTGCACGATACGATGCCTGCCGAGACGGCCGCTTCCGCGCGATTCGAGCGTGCGACGCTGCTCAGGCAATTGCGTGCGGTCGCACTGGTGCTCGAAGGGCTGGGCGCGGTGCGTGCGCTGCCCGCGCTCGTGCAGTCCGAGCCGGGCGTGTTCCTGAACGAGCGCATCTTCAATCTGCGCACCGTCGTGCTGCAGTTCGGCTTCGACCCGGACAGCCTCGAAATGCCGCTGCAGCTTGCCGAGGAGGATGCGACGATCGCTGCGGAACTGACCGCGGCGCTCGACGAACTTCAGTTCCAGTTCGGCGAGCTCGGACGCGAGTTCGACCGTCGCGCGCCGGACTGGCTCGCCGTCCTTGACCCGAACAGCAGTGCGGTGCTGACCGAGTGGCGGCGGAAGCTCGCAGACTGCATTGCCGGCTAG
- the gstA gene encoding glutathione transferase GstA, protein MKLYFSPGACSLSPHIVLCELALPHSLEKVNLKTHTTADGVDYYTINPKGYVPALRLDDGQLLTEGPAIVQYLADRKPEAHLLPPPGTVERARVHEWLTFIGTEIHKNFSALFGPDVSADWKSAARKAIESRFDFIDKTLADRDYLTGSQFTVADAYLFTIAGWAPHVEIDLARWPALAAFHKRVAARPAVQEAMRAEGVLK, encoded by the coding sequence ATGAAGCTCTATTTCAGCCCCGGCGCCTGCTCGCTGTCCCCGCATATCGTGCTGTGCGAACTGGCCCTGCCCCATTCGCTCGAAAAGGTGAACCTGAAGACGCACACCACTGCCGACGGCGTCGATTACTACACAATCAACCCGAAAGGCTACGTCCCGGCGTTGCGGCTCGACGACGGTCAGTTGCTGACCGAAGGTCCGGCGATCGTCCAGTATCTCGCCGACCGTAAGCCCGAGGCTCACCTGCTGCCCCCGCCCGGCACGGTCGAACGCGCTCGCGTGCACGAATGGCTGACCTTCATCGGCACCGAGATCCACAAGAACTTCAGCGCCCTCTTCGGCCCCGATGTCTCGGCGGACTGGAAGTCTGCGGCGCGCAAGGCGATCGAGAGCCGCTTCGACTTCATCGACAAGACCCTCGCGGATCGCGACTATCTGACCGGATCGCAGTTCACCGTCGCCGACGCCTACCTCTTCACGATTGCGGGCTGGGCCCCCCACGTGGAAATCGACCTCGCCCGCTGGCCGGCACTGGCCGCCTTCCACAAACGCGTCGCCGCGCGCCCGGCCGTGCAGGAAGCAATGCGTGCCGAAGGCGTTCTGAAATAG
- a CDS encoding PepSY domain-containing protein translates to MQLRHMLLAASTLSLATVAFAGPQCTDTPKTGWLTEEAMKQKIAADGYTIDKFKVTAGNCYEIYGKDKNGQKAEVYFNPVDGNVVKAKQG, encoded by the coding sequence ATGCAATTACGTCACATGCTCCTCGCCGCCTCGACCCTCTCGCTCGCCACCGTCGCGTTTGCCGGCCCGCAGTGCACCGACACGCCCAAGACCGGCTGGCTGACCGAGGAGGCGATGAAGCAGAAGATCGCCGCCGACGGCTACACGATCGACAAGTTCAAGGTCACGGCCGGCAACTGCTACGAGATCTACGGCAAGGACAAGAACGGCCAGAAGGCCGAGGTGTACTTCAATCCGGTCGACGGCAACGTCGTCAAGGCCAAGCAGGGCTAA